In Vigna radiata var. radiata cultivar VC1973A chromosome 3, Vradiata_ver6, whole genome shotgun sequence, the following proteins share a genomic window:
- the LOC106757584 gene encoding insulin-degrading enzyme-like 1, peroxisomal — translation MAVKDDVEIFKARIDKRDYRRVVLSNSLQVLLISDPVTDKCAASMNVGVGYFSDPAGLEGLAHFLEHMLFYASEKYPVEDSYSKYISEHGGSTNAFTSSEHTNYYFEVNTDGFEEALDRFAQFFTKPLMSPDATMREIKAVDSENKKNLLSDAWRTNQLQKHLSDEGHPYHKFSTGNWDTLEVKPKARGLDTREELLKFYDENYSANLMHLVVYTNESLDEIQNLVEEKFQDIRNTNKSCFHPCGQPCKSEHLQIVVRTVPIKQGHKLRITWPVTPEIHHYTEGPSRYLGHLIGHEGEGSLYYILKKLGWATSLSAGESDWSLDFAFFSVVIDLTDSGHEHVEDIIGLLFKYIELLQHSGVCEWIFKELSAICETKFHYQDKIPPNDYVVDIASNMQFYPVKDWLTGSSLPFKFSPNVIHMVLGQLSPDNVRIFWVSKNFEGHTDKVEPWYGTGYSLEKITGSVIQGWMASAPNENLHLPAPNNFIPTDLSLKVVQEKVKFPVLLRRSTYSALWYKPDTLFSTPKAYVKIDFNCPYAGSSPEAEVLVHIFTQLLMDYLNDYAYYAQVAGLYYSITHTDGGFQVTLLGYNHKLRILLETIVEKIATFEVKTDRFSVIKEMVTKEYQNMKYQQPYQQAMYYCSLILQDHTWPWIEQLDLLPALQVEDVAKFVPLMLSRTFLEFYIAGNIESHEAESMVKHVENVLFNYSTPLCKPLFSSQHLVNRVVKLKSGMNYFYPSECLNPENENSALLHYIQVGRDDFKLNVKLQLFALVAKQPTFHQLRSVEQLGYITVLLQRNDCGIRGLQFIIQSTEKSPGNIEQRVEAFLKMFETKIYKMTIDEFKSNVNALIDVKLEKHKNLREESSFFWREINDGTLRFDRREHEVEALRQLTLQELIDFFNEYVKVGAARKKTLSVRVHGNRHSSEYKAEVSEPNFARIDNIFTFRRSQSLYGSFKGLSGQMKL, via the exons CATGGAGGAAGCACCAATGCTTTTACATCATCTGAACACACCAACTATTATTTTGAAGTTAACACAGACGGCTTTGAAGAGGCCCTGGACAG ATTTGCTCAGTTCTTTACTAAACCATTGATGTCTCCTGATGCCACCATGAGGGAAATTAAAGCTGTTGATTCTG AAAACAAGAAGAATTTATTATCTGATGCATGGAGAACGAACCAG CTTCAGAAACATCTCAGTGATGAAGGTCATCCATATCATAAATTTAGCACAG GGAACTGGGACACTTTGGAAGTTAAACCTAAAGCAAGAGGATTAGACACAAGGGAGGAGCTTCTCAAGTTTTATGATGAAAACTATTCTGCTAATTTAATGCATCTAGTTGTATACACAAATg AAAGCCTTGATGAAATTCAAAACCTTGTAGAAGAAAAGTTCCAGGATATTAGAAACACCAACAAAAGTTGTTTCCATCCTTGTGGTCAGCCATGCAAATCAGAACATTTGCAG attgttgtCAGGACTGTCCCAATAAAGCAAGGTCATAAATTGAGAATCACATGGCCAGTAACCCCTGAAATTCATCATTACACCGAAGGGCCAAGCAGGTATCTCGGCCATCTCATTGGTCATGAAGGAGAAGGGTCTTTATATtacatcttaaaaaaattgg GGTGGGCTACAAGCTTGTCTGCAGGTGAATCAGATTGGAGTTTGGATTTCGCATTCTTTTCAGTTGTAATTGATCTTACTGATTCTGGTCATG agcACGTAGAAGATATCATTGGGTTGTTGTTCAAATACATCGAGCTTCTACAACACTCTGGTGTTTGCGAATGGATTTTTAAAGAG CTTTCAGCAATTTGTGAGACCAAGTTCCATTATCAGGACAAAATTCCTCccaatgattatgttgttgatattgcATCAAATATGCAG TTTTATCCTGTGAAAGATTGGTTGACAGGATCATCCTTGCCTTTTAAGTTTAGCCCAAATGTTATCCATATGGTACTAGGTCAGCTTTCTCCAGACAACGTTCG AATCTTTTGGGTGTCCAAAAATTTTGAAGGGCATACTGATAAGGTGGAGCCATGGTATGGAACTGGGTATTCCCTTGAAAAGATCACTGGCTCTGTTATTCAG GGGTGGATGGCTTCTGCTCCTAATGAAAACTTGCATCTTCCAGCTCCTAACAATTTCATTCCAACTGACTTGTCACTTAAAGTTGTGCAAGAAAag GTGAAGTTCCCAGTTTTGTTAAGGAGGTCAACTTATTCAGCTTTATGGTACAAGCCAGACACATTGTTTTCTACACCCAAGGCTTACGTTAAGATTGATTTCAATTGCCCATATGCTGGAAGCTCTCCTGAGGCTGAGGTTTTGGTGCATATTTTCACACAATTATTGATGGATTACTTGAATGACTATG ctTATTATGCTCAGGTTGCTGGTCTATATTATAGCATAACTCACACAGATGGTGGTTTCCAG GTGACACTCCTTGGTTATAATCACAAGTTAAGGATATTACTCGAAACAATAGTTGAGAAGATTGCAACATTTGAAGTGAAAACTGACAGGTTTTCTGTCATCAAG GAAATGGTAACCAAGGAATATCAGAATATGAAGTACCAACAACCTTATCAGCAGGCTATGTACTATTGCTCGTTGATCTTACAAGATCATACCTGGCCTTGGATAGAACAACTCGACTTGCTTCCTGCTCTTCAAGTTGAAGATGTTGCTAAATTTGTACCATTAATGCTCTCCAGGACATTTTTAGAGTTCTATATAGCAG GGAACATTGAAAGCCATGAAGCAGAGTCAATGGTCAAGCACGTAGAAAATGTTCTCTTTAATTATTCAACACCTCTGTGCAAACCTTTattctcatctcaacatttggTGAATCGGGTTGTTAAACTTAAAAGTGGTATGAATTACTTCTACCCTTCAGAATGTCTTAATCCTGAAAATGAGAATTCTGCACTTCTGCACTATATACAG GTTGGTCGTGATGACTTTAAGCTGAATGTTAAACTTCAGCTTTTTGCTCTTGTTGCAAAGCAACCAACCTTTCATCAGCTACGATCGGTTGAGCAGCTGGGGTACATTACTGTGCTCTTGCAGAG GAATGATTGTGGTATACGTGGACTACAGTTTATTATCCAATCCACAGAAAAG TCTCCCGGGAACATTGAGCAAAGGGTCGAGGCATTTCTCAAAATGTTTGAGACCAAGATTTATAAGATGACAATTGATGAGTTCAAG AGTAATGTAAATGCTTTGATAGATGTGAAGCTAGAGAAACACAAAAATTTGAGGGAAGAATCATCATTTTTCTGGCGAGAGATTAACGATGGTACTTTGAGGTTTGATAGGAGAGAGCATGAG GTTGAAGCATTAAGGCAGCTCACTCTTCAAGAATTGATAGATTTCTTCAATGAATATGTGAAAGTTGGTGCAGCTCGAAAGAAAACTTTAAGTGTGCGAGTTCATGGGAACAGGCATTCATCTGAGTACAAAGCCGAAGTCTCAGAACCAAACTTTGCTAgaatagataatatatttacatttagaAGATCACAGTCTCTTTATGGTTCATTTAAAGGACTTTCTGGGCAGATGAAATTATAG
- the LOC106757313 gene encoding putative disease resistance protein RGA3 isoform X1 has product MAECFVFDITESLLSKLASYVYEEASRAYGVYDDLRGIKDTLSIVKGVLLDAEEKKEQNHGVREWLRQIRNVCFDAEDVLDGLDCQNLRKQALKASGNTRMKVDHFFSSFNSLVFRFRMAHQIKHVRRRLDKIAADGNKFGLERIDVDNRLVQRREMTYSHVDASGVIGRESDREKIIKLLMQHHPNGDGYGDQSICVIPIVGIGGLGKTTLAKLVFNDKRMDDLFQLKMWVCISDDFDIRQILIKIINSASASAPTIALAHQENIKNFDIEQLQSRLRHRLSGQKYLLVLDDVWNDNRPKWTQLKDLIKVGAVGSKILVTTRSNSIASMMGTVPSYALEGLSLENCYALFNKWAFKEGEEKKYSNLVEIGKEIVKKCIGVPLAVRTLGSSLFLNFNLERWEFVRDHGIWNLKQEKDDILPALKLSYDQMPSYLRHCFAFFSLYPKDYGFTGAKVVNLWVSLGLLRSEVGSQKLENAARLYIDELHSRSFLEDFEDFGNIYYFKVHDLVHDLAQYVAKEEILVVDSGTRNIPEQVRHLSVVENSLRDALFPKSSRVRTILFPTDGVGVDSVALLDAWIARYKFLRILDLSDSSFETFPNSIAKLEHLRALSLENNRRIKRLPQSICKLQNLQVLTLRGCVELETLPKGFGMLISLRQLSITTKQSILSEDEFASLINLNTLSFEFCDNLMFLFRGTQQLKSLEVLIVQSCRSLESFPFHILPKLEVLFVIRCEMLNLSLNCENPIERLRMKFLHIEECPRQQTLPQWIEGAAETLQTLLISNLHSLEMLPEWLTSMTHLKMLHIVNCPQLLYLPSDMHRLGALEDLTIDGCSELCQKCEPQSGEYWSFIAHIKHLSIGETREGKLLFQMQKQIRLKLQDLQN; this is encoded by the coding sequence ATGGCCGAGTGTTTTGTCTTTGATATTACTGAATCGTTGCTAAGCAAGCTAGCTTCTTATGTTTACGAAGAAGCTTCTCGAGCCTATGGGGTGTATGACGATCTTCGAGGGATCAAAGACACTTTGTCAATAGTTAAAGGTGTGCTGTTAGACGCTGAGGAGAAGAAGGAACAAAATCATGGCGTGCGGGAATGGCTCAGGCAGATTCGAAACGTCTGCTTCGATGCTGAAGATGTGTTAGATGGACTTGATTGCCAAAACCTGAGAAAGCAAGCTCTCAAAGCTTCAGGCAACACTAGGATGAAGGTAGatcacttcttttcttcatttaattctCTTGTCTTTCGCTTTAGGATGGCTCATCAAATAAAACATGTTAGGCGTAGACTGGATAAGATAGCAGCTGATGGGAACAAGTTTGGTCTTGAGAGAATTGATGTTGACAACAGACTTGTCCAAAGGAGAGAAATGACTTATTCCCATGTTGATGCTTCTGGGGTGATTGGAAGGGAGAGTGATAGGGAAAAAATTATCAAGCTTTTGATGCAACATCACCCTAATGGTGATGGTTATGGAGATCAAAGTATTTGTGTTATTCCCATAGTGGGTATTGGAGGGTTGGGAAAGACCACACTTGCAAAGTTGGTGTTCAATGATAAGAGAATGGATGATCTTTTCCAGTTGAAGATGTGGGTGTGTATCTCTGATGACTTTGACATAAGGCAGATACTTATTAAAATCATCAACTCTGCTTCTGCTTCAGCTCCAACTATTGCTCTTGCTCAccaagaaaacattaaaaactttgATATTGAGCAGCTACAAAGTCGTCTTAGACACAGGCTTTCTGGTCAGAAATATTTGCTAGTCTTGGATGACGTATGGAATGATAATCGTCCAAAATGGACACAGTTGAAAGATTTAATTAAAGTGGGTGCAGTAGGAAGCAAAATCTTGGTGACAACACGTAGTAACTCAATTGCTTCAATGATGGGCACTGTTCCCTCGTACGCTTTGGAAGGTCTTTCACTGGAGAATTGTTATGCTTTGTTTAACAAATGGGCATTTaaggaaggagaagaaaaaaaatattcaaatctaGTAGAGATTGGAaaagaaattgtgaaaaaatGTATAGGGGTGCCACTAGCCGTGAGAACTTTAGGAAGTTCTctgttcttaaattttaatttagaaaggTGGGAATTTGTAAGAGACCATGGCATTTGGAacttaaaacaagaaaaagatgaCATTTTACCTGCTCTTAAGTTGAGCTATGACCAAATGCCTTCCTATTTGAGGCACtgttttgctttcttttctctttaccCAAAAGATTATGGCTTTACTGGTGCTAAAGTTGTTAATCTTTGGGTGTCACTTGGGTTACTTCGATCTGAGGTTGGAAGTCAAAAGCTAGAGAATGCTGCAAGACTGTATATAGACGAGTTACATTCGAGATCATTTCTTGAGGATTTTGAGGACTTTGGCAACATTTACTATTTCAAAGTGCATGATTTGGTACATGATCTTGCCCAGTATGTTGCAAAAGAAGAGATTCTTGTGGTAGACTCAGGCACCCGGAATATACCTGAGCAAGTAAGGCATTTATCAGTTGTTGAAAATTCACTAAGGGATGCTTTGTTTCCCAAGTCCAGTAGAGTGAGAACTATATTATTTCCGACAGATGGAGTTGGTGTTGACAGTGTAGCTCTTTTGGATGCATGGATAGCAAGATACAAATTCTTGCGTATTTTAGATTTAAGTGATTCCTCTTTTGAGACATTTCCCAATTCAATTGCTAAACTGGAGCATCTGCGAGCTCTCAGTCTTGAAAATAACCGAAGGATAAAAAGACTTCCTCAGTCCATATGCAAACTCCAAAATTTGCAAGTTTTGACTTTGAGAGGATGTGTGGAGCTTGAAACATTGCCTAAAGGATTCGGGATGTTAATCAGCCTTCGACAATTGTCTATCACCACAAAACAGTCTATTCTTTCAGAGGATGAATTTGCAAGCTTGATCAATCTTAATACTTTGAGTTTTGAATTTTGTGACAATTTGATGTTTCTGTTCCGAGGGACACAACAACTCAAATCCCTTGAAGTTTTGATTGTTCAATCATGTAGGAGTCTGGAGTCCTTTCCTTTTCATATTCTCCCTAAACTGGAGGTTCTATTTGTCATAAGGTGTGAGATGCTAAATCTGTCCTTGAACTGTGAAAACCCCATCGAGAGATTGAGGATGAAGTTTCTGCATATTGAGGAATGTCCAAGGCAACAGACATTGCCTCAATGGATTGAAGGAGCTGCAGAAACTTTGCAGACGTTGTTAATTTCAAATTTGCATAGTCTTGAGATGCTTCCCGAGTGGCTTACATCAATGACTCATCTTAAGATGCTTCATATTGTTAACTGTCCTCAGCTGTTGTATCTCCCGAGTGACATGCATCGCCTCGGTGCCCTTGAAGATTTGACCATAGATGGTTGTTCTGAATTGTGTCAAAAATGTGAACCACAATCTGGTGAGTACTGGTCCTTCATTGCTCACATCAAACACCTTTCCATTGGAGAAACAAGAGAAGGGAAACTCCTCTTCCAAATGCAAAAGCAGATTCGATTGAAATTGCAGGATTTGCAGAATTAA
- the LOC106757313 gene encoding putative disease resistance protein RGA3 isoform X2: MTYSHVDASGVIGRESDREKIIKLLMQHHPNGDGYGDQSICVIPIVGIGGLGKTTLAKLVFNDKRMDDLFQLKMWVCISDDFDIRQILIKIINSASASAPTIALAHQENIKNFDIEQLQSRLRHRLSGQKYLLVLDDVWNDNRPKWTQLKDLIKVGAVGSKILVTTRSNSIASMMGTVPSYALEGLSLENCYALFNKWAFKEGEEKKYSNLVEIGKEIVKKCIGVPLAVRTLGSSLFLNFNLERWEFVRDHGIWNLKQEKDDILPALKLSYDQMPSYLRHCFAFFSLYPKDYGFTGAKVVNLWVSLGLLRSEVGSQKLENAARLYIDELHSRSFLEDFEDFGNIYYFKVHDLVHDLAQYVAKEEILVVDSGTRNIPEQVRHLSVVENSLRDALFPKSSRVRTILFPTDGVGVDSVALLDAWIARYKFLRILDLSDSSFETFPNSIAKLEHLRALSLENNRRIKRLPQSICKLQNLQVLTLRGCVELETLPKGFGMLISLRQLSITTKQSILSEDEFASLINLNTLSFEFCDNLMFLFRGTQQLKSLEVLIVQSCRSLESFPFHILPKLEVLFVIRCEMLNLSLNCENPIERLRMKFLHIEECPRQQTLPQWIEGAAETLQTLLISNLHSLEMLPEWLTSMTHLKMLHIVNCPQLLYLPSDMHRLGALEDLTIDGCSELCQKCEPQSGEYWSFIAHIKHLSIGETREGKLLFQMQKQIRLKLQDLQN, encoded by the coding sequence ATGACTTATTCCCATGTTGATGCTTCTGGGGTGATTGGAAGGGAGAGTGATAGGGAAAAAATTATCAAGCTTTTGATGCAACATCACCCTAATGGTGATGGTTATGGAGATCAAAGTATTTGTGTTATTCCCATAGTGGGTATTGGAGGGTTGGGAAAGACCACACTTGCAAAGTTGGTGTTCAATGATAAGAGAATGGATGATCTTTTCCAGTTGAAGATGTGGGTGTGTATCTCTGATGACTTTGACATAAGGCAGATACTTATTAAAATCATCAACTCTGCTTCTGCTTCAGCTCCAACTATTGCTCTTGCTCAccaagaaaacattaaaaactttgATATTGAGCAGCTACAAAGTCGTCTTAGACACAGGCTTTCTGGTCAGAAATATTTGCTAGTCTTGGATGACGTATGGAATGATAATCGTCCAAAATGGACACAGTTGAAAGATTTAATTAAAGTGGGTGCAGTAGGAAGCAAAATCTTGGTGACAACACGTAGTAACTCAATTGCTTCAATGATGGGCACTGTTCCCTCGTACGCTTTGGAAGGTCTTTCACTGGAGAATTGTTATGCTTTGTTTAACAAATGGGCATTTaaggaaggagaagaaaaaaaatattcaaatctaGTAGAGATTGGAaaagaaattgtgaaaaaatGTATAGGGGTGCCACTAGCCGTGAGAACTTTAGGAAGTTCTctgttcttaaattttaatttagaaaggTGGGAATTTGTAAGAGACCATGGCATTTGGAacttaaaacaagaaaaagatgaCATTTTACCTGCTCTTAAGTTGAGCTATGACCAAATGCCTTCCTATTTGAGGCACtgttttgctttcttttctctttaccCAAAAGATTATGGCTTTACTGGTGCTAAAGTTGTTAATCTTTGGGTGTCACTTGGGTTACTTCGATCTGAGGTTGGAAGTCAAAAGCTAGAGAATGCTGCAAGACTGTATATAGACGAGTTACATTCGAGATCATTTCTTGAGGATTTTGAGGACTTTGGCAACATTTACTATTTCAAAGTGCATGATTTGGTACATGATCTTGCCCAGTATGTTGCAAAAGAAGAGATTCTTGTGGTAGACTCAGGCACCCGGAATATACCTGAGCAAGTAAGGCATTTATCAGTTGTTGAAAATTCACTAAGGGATGCTTTGTTTCCCAAGTCCAGTAGAGTGAGAACTATATTATTTCCGACAGATGGAGTTGGTGTTGACAGTGTAGCTCTTTTGGATGCATGGATAGCAAGATACAAATTCTTGCGTATTTTAGATTTAAGTGATTCCTCTTTTGAGACATTTCCCAATTCAATTGCTAAACTGGAGCATCTGCGAGCTCTCAGTCTTGAAAATAACCGAAGGATAAAAAGACTTCCTCAGTCCATATGCAAACTCCAAAATTTGCAAGTTTTGACTTTGAGAGGATGTGTGGAGCTTGAAACATTGCCTAAAGGATTCGGGATGTTAATCAGCCTTCGACAATTGTCTATCACCACAAAACAGTCTATTCTTTCAGAGGATGAATTTGCAAGCTTGATCAATCTTAATACTTTGAGTTTTGAATTTTGTGACAATTTGATGTTTCTGTTCCGAGGGACACAACAACTCAAATCCCTTGAAGTTTTGATTGTTCAATCATGTAGGAGTCTGGAGTCCTTTCCTTTTCATATTCTCCCTAAACTGGAGGTTCTATTTGTCATAAGGTGTGAGATGCTAAATCTGTCCTTGAACTGTGAAAACCCCATCGAGAGATTGAGGATGAAGTTTCTGCATATTGAGGAATGTCCAAGGCAACAGACATTGCCTCAATGGATTGAAGGAGCTGCAGAAACTTTGCAGACGTTGTTAATTTCAAATTTGCATAGTCTTGAGATGCTTCCCGAGTGGCTTACATCAATGACTCATCTTAAGATGCTTCATATTGTTAACTGTCCTCAGCTGTTGTATCTCCCGAGTGACATGCATCGCCTCGGTGCCCTTGAAGATTTGACCATAGATGGTTGTTCTGAATTGTGTCAAAAATGTGAACCACAATCTGGTGAGTACTGGTCCTTCATTGCTCACATCAAACACCTTTCCATTGGAGAAACAAGAGAAGGGAAACTCCTCTTCCAAATGCAAAAGCAGATTCGATTGAAATTGCAGGATTTGCAGAATTAA
- the LOC106756896 gene encoding disease resistance protein RGA2-like yields the protein MAEYFVFEIAESLLGKLTSNLYEEVSRAFDLYEDVQTYINELYSRSFLEDFEDFGTVYYFKLHDLVHDLSLYVAKEEFLMVNSNSRNIPEQVRHISVVENDSLSHSFFPKSRGLRTIIFPVNGVGVGSESLLETWIKRYKYLRHLNLSNSSFATLPNSISKLEHLRALILDKNFKIKRLPNSICRLQNLQKLSLRRCSGLETLPKRLGMLISLRKLFITTKQSVLSEDEFASLNNLHTLIFEYCDNLKYLFRGAQAQLSSLEVLIIQSCGSLESLPLHILPKLEVLIVTRCVMLNLSLNSERPIPRSKMKYLHIEHCPRQHTLPEWIQAASNTLRTLSILNCHCLEMLPEWLSTMTHLKMLHIVNCSQLFHLPSNMHCLRALEDLIIDGCPELGRKCEPHSGEYWSVIAHIKCVSIGETRKKKLLFQLHSRMGLNCT from the exons ATGGCTGAATATTTTGTCTTCGAGATTGCTGAATCACTGCTGGGGAAGCTTACATCTAATCTTTATGAAGAAGTTTCTCGAGCCTTTGATCTGTATGAGGATGTGCAAA CATATATTAATGAGTTATATTCAAGGTCATTTTTGGAGGACTTTGAGGACTTTGGCacagtttattattttaaactacaTGATTTGGTACATGATCTTTCGCTGTATGTTGCGAAAGAAGAGTTTCTAATGGTGAACTCCAATAGTCGCAATATACCAGAGCAAGTAAGGCATATATCAGTTGTTGAAAATGATTCACTAAGCCATAGTTTTTTTCCCAAGTCCAGAGGTTTGAGAACTATAATATTTCCCGTTAATGGAGTGGGTGTTGGCAGTGAATCTCTTTTGGAAACTTGGATAAAAAGATACAAATACTTACGgcatttaaatttaagtaattcCTCTTTTGCGACACTTCCTAATTCAATTTCTAAATTGGAGCATCTGCGAGCTCTCATTCTTGACAagaacttcaaaataaaaagacttCCTAATTCTATTTGCAGACTCCAAAACTTACAAAAGTTGTCTTTGAGAAGATGCTCGGGGCTTGAAACATTGCCTAAACGATTAGGAATGTTAATCAGCCTCCGAAAATTGTTTATAACCACAAAGCAATCTGTTTTGTCAGAGGATGAATTTGCAAGTTTGAACAATCTTCATACTCTGATTTTTGAATACTGTGACAATTTGAAGTATTTGTTCCGTGGGGCACAGGCACAACTCTCGTCCCTTGAGGTTTTGATCATTCAATCATGTGGGAGCCTAGAGTCCTTACCTCTTCATATTCTCCCTAAACTTGAGGTTCTGATTGTAACAAGGTGCGTCATGCTAAATCTGTCCTTGAACAGTGAAAGACCAATCCCAAGATCGAAGATGAAATATTTGCATATTGAGCATTGTCCACGGCAACACACGCTGCCTGAATGGATTCAAGCAGCCTCCAACACTTTGAGAACACTGTCAATTTTAAATTGTCATTGTCTTGAGATGCTTCCCGAGTGGCTTAGCACAATGACTCATCTTAAGATGCTCCATATAGTTAACTGTTCTCAGTTGTTTCATCTCCCAAGTAACATGCACTGCCTAAGAGCCCTTGAAGATTTGATCATAGATGGTTGTCCTGAATTGGGTCGAAAATGTGAACCACATTCTGGTGAGTACTGGTCCGTCATCGCTCACATCAAATGTGTTTCTATtggagaaacaagaaaaaagaaactcctTTTCCAATTGCATTCCCGAATGGGCTTGAACTGCACTTAG